DNA sequence from the Staphylococcus epidermidis genome:
TGAAACAAGCGCAACATTATCGTTAATTTCTATTGCTCTTTCGATTGCAATTTTAGCGGAACCTACACGATTCATTTGTCCTGCACCTATACCAACTGTTTGTTTGTTATTACTCAAAATCACTGCATTACTCTTAACGGCACTTACAACTTTCCAACCTAGAAGCATAGCTTCCCACTGTGCTTCTGTAGGTTGAGTGTCGGTAGCAACAGTCATGTCGTTTCGAGTCACATCTTTATTATCTTTATCCTGTACTAAGTAACCACCTGAAACGGAAACAAATTCTTGTTCAGCGTTATCAATTGTCATATCTATTTGTAATAAACGAATATTTTTCTTTTGTGTCAATATTTTTAAAGCTTCCTCAGTAAATTGAGGTGCGATAACTACTTCTAAAAAGATAGAATGTAATGCTTCAGCTAATTTAACATCTACCGTTCTATTCAATGCTATAATTCCGCCAAATATTGATTGATTATCCGCTTCATATGCATGTTGAAATGCTTCATCAATCGACTGTCCAATTCCTACTCCACACGGGTTCATATGTTTTACTGCTACAGCAGTTGGCTCGTTGAATTTTTTTACTAAACTGAGCGCTGCATCTGCGTCTTTAATATTATTAAAACTCAATTGTTTACCATGTAATTGTTTTGCACCAGCAATCGTATGTTTGCTATCAGATGTTCTAACAAAATATGCAGATTGTTGAGGATTTTCGCCATATCTTAGTGTTTCTTTATTGTCTTTGAAATAGTTAACAATAGCATGATCATATTCATTTGTATGTTGGAAAACTTTAACCATTAGCGATTTTCTATATGCTTCGTCCAATTGATGATTTTTAATTCTCTCAATTACCTCGTTGTAATCGGAAGGATGTACGATAGTTGTAACATGTTTAAAGTTTTTAGCAGCTGCTCTTAACATTGTAGGTCCACCAATATCAATATTTTCTACTGCATCAGTTTCTGTTACATCAGGTTGAGCAACAGTCTGTTGGAAAGGATATAGGTTGACTACTACCATATCAATTAAATCAATATGTTGTTCTCGTAATTGCTCTAAATGATGTTCTTTATCTCGATCAGCTAAAATACCACCATGGACTGCTGGATGTAGTGTTTTAACACGACCATCCATAATCTCTGGAAATTGTGTTAATTCTGACACGGACTTAATATTGATATTCGCATCTTCTAATACACGTTTTGTACCACCCGTAGAATACAGTTCATAGTCTAAATTAGTTAATGCTTTTGCAAACTCTACAATTCCACTTTTATTAGAAACGCTTAATATTGCTTTTTTCATTCTATAAGATACTCCTCTATTTAATGATTTTAGCTATAACTCTTGGATAAAGTTCATATTCTAAATGTTTTACTCTATCTTCTAATTGTTCTTTAGTATCGTCCGGTTTTATATCACATTGCTGTTGTTCAATAATTTCTCCCGTATCCATCCCACTATCTACATAATGGACAGTTGATCCAGTTACAGTATCTCCACTTTCTAACGCTTGTCCTATGGCATCTAAACCTTTGAATTTAGGCAATAATGAGGGATGTATATTTAATATCCTTCCTTCATAAGCTTGTAATAAGTCTTGGCCAACTAGTCTCATATAACCAGCTAATACAATCCACTGAACTTCCTCACTGGATAATAATTTAAGTAGATGCTGTTCATATAAAGATTTGGATGAAAAGTCTTTTGGCTTGTTAATATGAATTGGAATATTTAAATTTTTAGCTCTATCAATACAGGGTACCCCTTCATTATCTGTATACAGTGCCGTTACATTGATACCAGATAATTGCCCTGTTTGGATATGTTTTACAATATTTTCAAAGTTACTACCTGATCCTGAGGCAAAAATCGCTATATTGGTCACTATTCTACCTCCAATAAATGAATAGGTGTATCATCATCTTTTATAATCTCACCAATTTCATATGCAGTTGTATCCATTGCACGTAACGTTGTTAATGTTGTTTGAACATCTTTTTTGTCAACAATAATTGTATATCCAATACCCATATTAAATATGTTATACATTTCATTCGTTGAAATGTTGCCCTGTTTTTGAAGCCAATTAAAGACTTCCAACGTTGGGAATGATTGTGTATCTATTTTTGCTGATAAACCTTTAGGAAGGGCACGCGGAATATTTTCATAGAAACCTCCACCAGTAATATGGCTCATCGCTTTGATATCAATATGTTTCTTTAATTCAAGAATAGGCTTTACATACAATTTTGTTGGTGCAAGGAAGGTTTCTAAAAAGGTTTGACCATTAAATTGATCATGTAATTGAACTCCTGATTCTTTTATCATTTTTCTAACTAGACTATAGCCATTTGAATGAATACCACTTGAAGCTAAACCAATAATTGCTTGTCCTTCTTCAACATTTGAACCATCAATATAGTCCTCTTTCTCTACCGCTCCTACTGCAAAACCAGCAATATCATATTCACCTTCATGATACATTTCTCCCATTTCAGCAGTTTCACCGCCTATAAGTGCCGTATTGGTTTGTTCGCAACCGTCACTTATACCTTTAACGATTTGCTCTATAGTACTTGGCACTACTTTATTCGTGGCAATATAGTCTAAAAAGTATAAAGGTTCAGCACCTGTTGTTAAAATATCATTTACACACATTGCGACAGCATCAATACCAATTGTGTCATGCTTTCCATAGTCAATTGCTAATTTTAACTTTGTACCCACACCGTCAGTACCTGATACCAGAACTGGCGCTTTCATTTTTAATTGAGACAAATCAAATGTTGCACCAAATCCACCTAAACCACCTAATACTTCTTTGCGCAATGTACGTTCAACATGACTTGTTATTCTTTCGACTGCTTCATATCCTGCTTGAATATTTACACCAGATTCCTCATATGCTTTAGACATGTAAATTTCCCTCACTATCAAAATAATGTTTATTATTAGCTATATATGATTTTTGACGTTCACTTAAATGCTTTTTATAATTTTTCTCATAATCGTAAAGTCCTGCTGGATAATCACCTGTAAAACTTTCTACACACAAGCCATGATATGGCGCATCATAATCAAGTCCTATAGACTCGATTAAGCCATCAACGCTTAAATAAGCAAGAGAATCTGCACCAATATGATTTTTAATTTCCTCAGGAGACTTACTTGCTGAGATGAGTTCAGCTGTTGTAGATACGTCAATACCATAAAAACTAGGGAACATAAATTCGGGAGAAGCAATTCTTACGTGAATGCGGTTAGCTCCTGAATCCTTAAGCATTTTAACTATGCGTTTAATCGTTGTACCTCGAACAATCGAATCATCTACAAGTACGATATCTTTACCATCAACAATATCCTTAACAGCCGACAGTTTCACACGTACACCTTGCTCTCTTAATTCCTGAGTAGGTTGTATAAAAGTTCGAGCAACATATTGATTTTTAACTAGTCCCATTTCATATGGTAGGCCTATTTCTTCAGCATAACCACTTGCTGCAGATAATGATGAATTAGGTACGCCTATTACCATATCTGCTTTTGCTGGGTTTTCCTGTGCTAACCGTTTACCTGATGCCTTTCGTACCGCATGAACATTTTTTCCTGCAATCGTTGAATCAGGTCTCGCAAAATAAATATATTCCATAGCTGAAATTGCAGTTGTTGTTTGTCGTGTGTAAGTCTTAACTTCTATACCTTCATCCGTAATAACAACATACTCACCTGCATGAATATCTTGTATAAATTCAGCACCTAAAACATCAATCGCACATGTTTCACTTGCTAAAATATAAGCACCGTTCTCCATTTTTCCAACTACTAATGGTCGAATAGCATTAGGATCTACTACACCATACAACGCATCTTTTGTTAGGATGGCAAAAGTAAATCCACCCTTAATGAGTCGTAAACTCTCTTTCAATGCCTCTTCAAATGTCGGCGCCTTACTACGACGAATTAAGTGCATAATGACTTCAGTATCCGAAGAAGAATGGAAAATCGCACCTTGTTCTTCTAAATTTTGACGTAATGATTTAGCGTTAATTAAATTACCGTTATGACATATACCTACGCTCATATCATAAAAGTGATATAAAAATGGTTGAATATTTTCAATGCCTTTATTACCAGAGGTTGCGTAACGAACATGTCCTATCGCATGTGGATAACCTTTTATATTTGACATATGTTCGTCTTTAATTGCTTCAGTTAATAGGCCTAATCCTCGTTCACCTTTTAGCGTTTCGTGATTTGAAACTACAATACCTGCACCTTCTTGACCTCTGTGTTGTAAACTATGTAGACCCATATATGTTAACTGTGCTGCTTCAGGATGATTCCAAATACCGAAAACGCCACATTCTTCATTTAATCCTGAGTAGTTAGACATTGAACTATAGCCCCTTCCCATTTTTGTTTGATATCTGAAACGTTTTCTTTTATTTTTACGTCTGAATTAGATATATCAAATAACTGCTGATGAGTTAAATGCCCAATTTCTTGAGCTTGATCTATATCCAAAGTTTGCCCTTCTTTAACAACAACAATATATCGTCCTTGAGTTTCACTAAATAATTGTGCATTGGTAACATCCAATTGAGCTTGCATACCTAAATCATAATGGGCACTAATTTTAGCTAAAGTAACTAATAAGCCGCCCTTACCAACTGTTTGTACATGAGATGCAATGCCATTACGAATAGCCTGTTTGATTAATTTTCCTTTTGAAACTTCATCACTTAAATCAATAGATTCAAACTCATGATTAACTGATCCATACAACAATTTTTCCAATTGACTACCACCAAAGTCATCACGCGTTTCACCAACTAAATAAATCTTATCTCCTGCTTTAGGTTTAAACTCTTTTAGATAGCTCACGTCTTCAATAAGACCAACCATACCTACGACAGGTGTAGGGAAGATAGAGGTTCCACGTGTCTCGTTATATAATGAAACATTTCCTGAAACTACAGGAGTTTGAAGCACTTTACAAGCTTCTGACATACCTTTTGTTGAATCTATTAATTGTTGATAGATTTCTTTCTTCTCTGGAGAACCATAGTTTAGACAATCAGTCATAGCCAATGGTGTCGCCCCTACTGCAATTAAATTTCGATAGGCTTCAGCAACAACCATTTTTCCACCTTCATAAGGTTGGTTGAAAACATAACGTGCTTCACCATCTATAGTTGAAGCAATAGCTTTTTGTGTTCCTTCTACGCGCACAACTGAAGCTTGTAAACCTGGCTTAATAATTGTATTTGCTCCTACTTGTTGATCGTATTGTTCATATAAATGATGTTTAGATGCTATTGTTGGGTGTTGTAATAACTTGATAAATGTATCATGTACATCTATATTGCTGTAATCGTTTTTTGATGTATTATATTCCTTTTCTTCTCCTTCTAAAATATACACTGGTGCCTCATCAGCAAGAGGTTGCACAGGAATGTCTGCATACACTTCATCATCGTATGTAAGCACGAATCTATCAGTGTCTGTTACTTCACCGATTACTGCACTATCTAGTTCGTGTTTATTGAATAAATCTAAAAACTTTTGTTCTGTACCTTTTTCTACAACTAACAGCATTCTTTCTTGCGTTTCTGAAAGCATCATTTCATATGGGGAAATTCCAGGTTCTCTTGTTGGAACTTGATCAAGTCTTAAATGTAAACCACTACCACCTTTAGCTGCCATTTCAGATGAAGATGAAGTTAAACCAGCTGCTCCCATATCTTGTATACCTACTAGTTCATCAAAAGTAATTGCTTCTAATGTTGCTTCCATTAGCTTTTTGCCTACAAATGGATCTCCAATTTGTACTGAAGGTCTTTTACTTTCACTTTCCTCAGTAAGTTCTTCAGATGCAAATGTTGCACCATGAATACCGTCACGCCCAGTTTTTAAACCTACATATATAACGGAATTACCAACACCCTTAGCTGTTCCTTTTTGGACCATATCATGATCAATGATTCCTACACACATAGCATTGACTAATGGATTGCCATCATAGCGTTCATCAAATTCAATCTCACCAGCCGTAGTAGGAATACCAATACAGTTGCCATATCCACCAATACCACTTACAACACCTTTAAGTAATCGTTGATTTTGTTTTACAGTTAACTCACCAAAACGAAGACTATTTAGTAAATTAATTGGACGGGCACCAATTGAAACAATATCTCTAATAATACCTCCGACTCCAGTTGCCGCACCTTGATATGGTTCAATTGCAGATGGATGATTGTGAGACTCAACTTTAAATACTACGGCTTGATTATCGCCTATATCTACAACACCTGCACCTTCTCCTGGTCCCATTAATACGTGCTCTCCTGTCGTAGGAAATTGTTTTAAAAATGGTTTAGAATGTTTATATGAGCAATGTTCGCTCCACATCACTGAGAAAATTCCTACTTCTGTGAAGTTGGGTTCTCTACCAAGAATTTCAACCACTTTGTCATATTCTTTATCACTTAATCCCATATCTTGATAAAGTTTTTCAAGTTTAATCTCTTCATTACTTGGTTCGATAAATTTAGACATTTTGTTCCCTCCAACTTTTCACCATTGATTCAAACAATTTCACACCACTATTTGTTCCTAATAATGTTTCAAGTGCGCGTTCAGGGTGTGGCATCATCCCACAAACGTTTCCCTCTTTATTAACTATTCCTGCAATATCCTCATAAGAGCCATTAGGGTTATTCGTATATTTAAGGATAATTTGATTGTTATCGTTGAGTTCACGATATATTTCATCAGTACAATAATAATGACCTTCACCGTGTGCTACAGGATAAACAACATTCTCATTTTTCACATATAAATGCGTAAAAGGTGTTTGATTATTAGTAATTTTTAAAGTTTCGTTTCTACTTATAAATAAATGTGAATCATTATGAAGTAATGCGCCTGGTAACAATCCAATCTCAGTTAAAATTTGAAACCCATTACATACTCCTAAAACAGGCTTACCTTCTTTCGCAAATCGCTTAACTTCTTTAATAATCGGAGCAACACTTGCCATAGCTCCCGATCTCAAATAATCGCCAAATGAAAAACCACCAGGTATTAAAACACCATCAAAACCATCTAAAGTCGTTTCACGATAATCGACATACGCTGCATCAACACCTGATTTAATAGCTGCGTTATACATGTCTCTATCGCAGTTTGAACCAGGGAACACAAGAACTGCAAATTTCATATTATGCTTTCTCCTTTTCATCGATAACTTTATAGCTATATTCTTCAATGACTGTATTAGCAAATAACTTTTCACTTAGTGTCGTAATAATATTATCAACAGCCTCGTCAGTTGGTTCATTAACTGTCATATATAAAACTTTACCTACTCGAATGTCATTCACTTGTTCATAACCGAGATCGTGAACTGCTCGGTTTAAAGCTTGTCCTTGTGTATCTAAAACTTGTGGTTGTAAAGTGATATGTAGTTCAATCGTTTTCATTATTTAAGATCCTCCAATTTATTTAAAAATGTTTGATAAGTTTCAATCAACGAGCCAGTGTTGTTTCTATATACATCTTTATCAAAGTTAGTATCCGTATTTTTATCCCATATTCTACAAGTGTCAGGAGAGATTTCATCTGCAAGTAAAATTTTTCCACCATTGGTTTTACCAAATTCAACCTTAAAATCTACAAGTCTCAAACTCATTTCATTCATCAATTGAATCAGTACTTGATTAATATCTTTTGCCATTTGTTTAAGTTGTTTTATTTCTTCATCGTTCGCTATGCCGAGTAATTTTACATGGTCATCAGTAATAAGCGGATCATTAAGTTCATCTTTTTTGTAGAAGAATTCTACTAGAGGTTCTTCAAATGTATGCCCCTTTTTAAAACCAAGACGTTTTGTGATCGAACCAGTGGCAATGTTTCTAACAACAACTTCTAAAGGTATAATATCAACTTGTTGGACGAGTTGTTCTGTTTGTGAAAGTTGTTTAATAAAGTGATTGTCAATATGATTATGAGTTAAATAATCAAATATAATAGAAGTAATTTGATTATTTAACTTACCCTTGCCAATCATAGTATCTTTTTTTGCACCGTTTCCTGCTGTTACCTCATCTTTATATTCAACTCGTAATTGTCCATCAATATTTGTCGTGAATACTCTTTTAGCTTTACCTTCATATAACAATGACACTTACTTGTCTCTCCCTTCAAATTTCATTAACATATATTGTTCTGTTTGATTGACATCATCCGTCAGTAAAGTCATGTGTCCCATTTTTCTATCAGGTTTTCTTTCTTTCTTACCGTAAATGTGAATATGCCAATCTGGATGTCTGCTAAATTCATTTTCAAGTAAATCCAAATCGCGACCTAATAAATTCATCATTACTGTTGGCTTTAATAATTCAATAGCTTGCGGAAGTTTTTGACCAGTTATGGCTAAAATATGTGTATCAAACTGTGAATAATCACAAGCTTCTATAGAATAGTGTCCAGAATTATGTGGTCTTGGTGCAATTTCATTTACATATAAGTTATTTTCTTTATCAATAAAGAATTCTACTGTAAAGGTTCCCACAAAATGAATTGCGCGAGTGATTTTCTCAACTTCCTTACGTGCTTCATTTTCTTTATCAGATCTTGCTGGAACGACTGTTTTAAATAATATTTGATTTTGATGTTCATTTTCTTGAAGAGGAAAGTATGTTGTTTGTTGTTCATTTCCAATTGTTACTGTAAGAGATACTTCCTTTTGAATATCAAGATATTGTTCAGCAACACATTCTTGCTTCTCAACTAGCTGGTATGCTTCGTCTAATTCCGAATCATTTCTTACCAAAATTTGTCCTTTACCATCATATCCACCAAAACGTGTTTTCACTATGAACGGAAAGCCTAATTTTTCTATGGCTTTTAATAAGTCTTGATTTGTTTGAATTTGTACAAAAGGAACAATTTGAGTATTTGCTTCTAGTAATGTTTGCTTCTCGGTTAGCCTATCTTGTAATAGTTCAATAGCTTGGTACCCTTGGGGAATATGATATAACTTAGTGAGTTTTTTTAATTGTTCAGACGAAATATTTTCAAACTCATAAGTAACAACATCAGAATTTTCACCTAACTGATTTAAAGCTTGCTCATCATCATAATTTGCATGAATAAACTGATGTGCGACATAACGACAAGGACAGTCTTCATTAGGATCTAGGACAATCACCTTATAACCCATTTTTTGTGCAGACTGAGCCATCATTTTTCCTAACTGCCCTCCGCCAATGATTCCTATTGTCGCGCCAAATTTAAGTTTACTGAAGTTCATTTTGCATTTCCTCCACTTTTGCGACTAAATATTTTTCATAATTTTCCAAATTATTTTGAACTGATTCATTTGTTATTCCTAACATTCTTGCCGCTAATATCCCAGCATTTTTAGCACCTGATTTTCCAATTGCTGTGGTTGCAACTGGGATACCACCAGGCATTTGGACGATAGATAGTAATGAATCTAATCCTTTTAGACTTTTAGATTCAATTGGCACACCAATCACAGGTAATGTTGTCATGGAAGCTACCATTCCAGGTAAGTGTGCTGCTCCCCCTGCACCGGCAATGATAATATCAAAACCATTTTGGCGTGCTTGACTAGCGAAATTGAACATCATTTGAGGCGTACGATGAGCTGAAACGACTTTCTTTTCGTACGGTATTTCAAATTCTTCAAGCATCGAACAACTTTCTTTCATAATTTTCCAATCTGAGGAACTGCCCATAATGACTGCTACTTTCACTTTGTACACCCTTTCGAAACTTTTGGATTGTTATTAGGAATAGTTGTATATTACACATATAGCATAACAATCCATTTGGTATTTTTCAATCAAAAATCGAACTTTAACATCAATTTAAATATTAATTTACGTCTTTTGACTATCATTTGCTTTTTGATTAATGTTAAAGTTAAGATATTAATTAATAATTAGGAGTGGTTTAAGGTGGTTGCTAAAATTTTAGATGGTAAACAAATAGCAAAAGAATATAGACAAAGACTTAAAAATCAAGTCAATGACTTAAAAGAATATGGTTTTACTCCAAAATTATCAGTCATATTAGTTGGTAATGATGGTGCAAGCCAAAGTTATGTAAAATCAAAGAAAAAAGCAGCAGAAAAAATTGGAATGATATCAGAAATTATTCACTTAGACGAATCCACATCAGAAGAAGTAGTTTTAAGCGAACTTAATCGATTAAACAATGACGATACTGTTAGTGGTATTTTAGTTCAAGTACCATTACCTAAACAGGTAAGCGAACAAAAAGTACTTGAAGCTATCAATCCGGAAAAAGATGTAGATGGTTTCCATCCAATTAATATTGGAAAATTGTATATTGATGAGCAAACCTTTGTACCATGTACACCCCTGGGTATTATGGAAATTTTAAAACACGCAGATATTAATTTAGAAGGAAAAAATGCAGTTGTTATTGGTCGTAGTCATATTGTTGGCCAACCTGTTTCAAAGTTATTGTTGCAAGCTAACGCAACTGTTACGATTTTACATTCACGTACAAAAAATATGAATGCACACTTAAAACAAGCAGATGTGATTGTTAGCGCAGTAGGACAACCTGGTTTAGTTACTAAAGAAAATGTCAAAAAAGGCGCAGTAATTATAGATGTTGGTAATACACCTGATGAAAATGGAAAATTAAAAGGAGATGTAGCATATGATGAAATAAAAGAAATAGCTAGTGCAATTACTCCAGTACCAGGTGGTGTTGGTCCTTTAACTATTACAATGGTACTTAATAATACACTTCTTGCAGAGAAATTAAGACGTGGCTTAACAAAATAATATCAGTGAAAAAGCCCGTGACATGAATATGTAGTCATGGACTTTTTCTGTCTTACTTTCAACACATGAATGAGTTGAACATAAGTTTATGAGTTGATTTTATTATATTTTTTTTATTAATCATTTAAATATAACAACGAATTTTCGTCTAATTCACAATACTTATTAATTGAACACTTAACTTTGAATTCAGTTTCAGTAAATGTTTTCAAACAATTCACAATTTACATAATCTTTATCAAAGTTTCATAAAAAAGGATTTAATTTTTATGTTGATTGAGTTATATTAAGACCATAGTATGATGTCGACAAAATAAAAATAGGGTATATTAAACTTAAATTATAGATGATTCAATAGACGGAGGTTAAGTTATGAACAAATTACTACAGTCATTATCAGCACTTGGAGTTTCAGCTACATTAGTGACACCCAATTTAAATGCAGAAGCCACTACTAATACTGAACCTCAATTAAAAGGTGTTAACGATATCGTTATTGAAAAAGGACAAGAATATAATTTACTTAAAGGCATAAGTGCTTACGATAAAGAAGACGGCGATCTTACTCATAAAATCAAAATTGATGGTCAAGTTGATACATCCAAAGCAGGTAAGTATAAAGTAAAATATCAAGTTACCGATTCTGATGGTGCTGAAAAAACTTCTATAAGAAATATTGAAGTAAAATGAACCTCTCCTCTTAATCACACATAATCTTTGTTTAATTTCTACCTATTATATATTTTAATGAGCTATAAATTACGAGAACGCTTATACAAAAATTAATTGTATAAGCGTTTATTTTTTTGTGATTAAAAATTATTTTATATGACTATGCATCACTTAAAAGAACATTCAATCAATAAACTAAAACAATATATCCTACTATTAACCTACCTAAAATCAGACACATCTTATAGACATATTATTCAACTTAATTCTTTCTATATAAGATCATATTTTTCTATAAGTAATATTCTTTTTTTGTATCTAATTGATAAGATTTATCAATAATGTGTTGTATTACATGTAATTTTGCTAAATTTGTCTATTTTCACAAAATGTACACATAATTTTAACAAATCTTACAAACCCCGTCATATCTAGGACTAACAGACCTCAATTATATAAATAAGTAATTTTTTTTGAACATACTCTTGTAAATATTGTGTAATAAACTAAAATTATTGGTAAGCCCTACATTTGTAGTATTAGGAGGTCAAAAAAAGTGTCAAAATTTAAGTCTTTGCTTCTATTATTTGGCACACTAATTTTACTTAGTGGTTGTTCAAATATAGAAGTTTTTAATGCAAAAGGGCCAGTAGCAAGCAGTCAGAAGTTCTTGATTATCTATTCAATAATTTTCATGCTTGTTATTGTTGCTGTAGTGCTTTCCATGTTCGCTATTTTTATTTTTAAATATAGCTACAAAAAGAATAGCGAATCTGGTAAGATGCACCACAATTCTCTAATTGAAACAATTTGGTTTGTGGTACCTATTTTAATCGTAATTGCTTTAGCTATTCCTACAGTTAAAACTTTATACGATTATGAAAAACCACCAGAAAAAGACAAAGATCCACTTGTCGTTTACGCAGTAAGTGCTGGCTATAAATGGTTCTTTGCCTACCCTGATCAACATATTGAAACTGTTAACACATTAACAATTCCTAAAGATCGACCAGTTGTATTCAAGCTTCAATCTATGGATACAATGACAAGTTTCTGGATTCCACAATTAGGTGGTCAGAAATATGCCATGACTGGTATGACTATGAATTGGACTTTAACAGCTGATCAATTAGGTACTTTCAGAGGTCGTAACTCAAACTTCAATGGTGAGGGATTCTCTCGTCAAACATTTAAAGTTCACTCTGTAAGTCAAAATGATTTTGATAAGTGGGTAAAAGAGGCTAAAGGTAAGAAAACTTTAAGTCAAGATACTTTTGACAAGCAACTCTTACCAAGCACATCTAACAAAGAATTAACATTTAGTGGAACTCATATGGCGTTTGTTGACCCTGCGGCTGATCCAGAGTATATCTTCTACGCTTACAAACGTTACAACTTTGAACAAAAAGATCCTAACTTCACAGCTGAAGAGGATTTATACAAAGATGTAAAAGATAAACCAATCAAACCTGCTCGTAAGGTTCATATAACAAACCCTAACTATGAACGTCACGGTATGAAACCTATGATTCTCGGCAACAATGAAAAATACGATAATGAGTTCAAAAAAGAAGAGGATCATAACTCTAAAGAAATGGAAAAAATTTCTAAGGGAGCAAAAGACGAAAATGCGTCTAAACTTCACAAAAAAGAACACGATGATCATGGAGGTGGACATTAATGAATTTTCCATGGGATCAACTACTAGTTAAAGGAAATTGGATGATTATCTCAGCACAAATTGCTGCGCCATTCTTAGTCATCGGCCTTATAGCAGTTATATCTTATTTCAAATTATGGAAATATCTATATAAAGAATGGTTCACATCCGTAGACCATAAAAAAATCGGTATCATGTATTTAATTTCTGCCGTATTAATGTTCGTTCGTGGTGGTATCGATGCGTTAATGTTACGTACTCAATTAACAATTCCAGATAACAAATTCTTGGAAGCAAACCACTATAATGAAGT
Encoded proteins:
- the purH gene encoding bifunctional phosphoribosylaminoimidazolecarboxamide formyltransferase/IMP cyclohydrolase — translated: MKKAILSVSNKSGIVEFAKALTNLDYELYSTGGTKRVLEDANINIKSVSELTQFPEIMDGRVKTLHPAVHGGILADRDKEHHLEQLREQHIDLIDMVVVNLYPFQQTVAQPDVTETDAVENIDIGGPTMLRAAAKNFKHVTTIVHPSDYNEVIERIKNHQLDEAYRKSLMVKVFQHTNEYDHAIVNYFKDNKETLRYGENPQQSAYFVRTSDSKHTIAGAKQLHGKQLSFNNIKDADAALSLVKKFNEPTAVAVKHMNPCGVGIGQSIDEAFQHAYEADNQSIFGGIIALNRTVDVKLAEALHSIFLEVVIAPQFTEEALKILTQKKNIRLLQIDMTIDNAEQEFVSVSGGYLVQDKDNKDVTRNDMTVATDTQPTEAQWEAMLLGWKVVSAVKSNAVILSNNKQTVGIGAGQMNRVGSAKIAIERAIEINDNVALVSDGFFPMGDTVEYAAEHGIKAIIQPGGSIKDQDSIDMANKYGITMVMTGMRHFKH
- the purN gene encoding phosphoribosylglycinamide formyltransferase; this encodes MTNIAIFASGSGSNFENIVKHIQTGQLSGINVTALYTDNEGVPCIDRAKNLNIPIHINKPKDFSSKSLYEQHLLKLLSSEEVQWIVLAGYMRLVGQDLLQAYEGRILNIHPSLLPKFKGLDAIGQALESGDTVTGSTVHYVDSGMDTGEIIEQQQCDIKPDDTKEQLEDRVKHLEYELYPRVIAKIIK
- the purM gene encoding phosphoribosylformylglycinamidine cyclo-ligase, whose product is MSKAYEESGVNIQAGYEAVERITSHVERTLRKEVLGGLGGFGATFDLSQLKMKAPVLVSGTDGVGTKLKLAIDYGKHDTIGIDAVAMCVNDILTTGAEPLYFLDYIATNKVVPSTIEQIVKGISDGCEQTNTALIGGETAEMGEMYHEGEYDIAGFAVGAVEKEDYIDGSNVEEGQAIIGLASSGIHSNGYSLVRKMIKESGVQLHDQFNGQTFLETFLAPTKLYVKPILELKKHIDIKAMSHITGGGFYENIPRALPKGLSAKIDTQSFPTLEVFNWLQKQGNISTNEMYNIFNMGIGYTIIVDKKDVQTTLTTLRAMDTTAYEIGEIIKDDDTPIHLLEVE
- the purF gene encoding amidophosphoribosyltransferase; this encodes MSNYSGLNEECGVFGIWNHPEAAQLTYMGLHSLQHRGQEGAGIVVSNHETLKGERGLGLLTEAIKDEHMSNIKGYPHAIGHVRYATSGNKGIENIQPFLYHFYDMSVGICHNGNLINAKSLRQNLEEQGAIFHSSSDTEVIMHLIRRSKAPTFEEALKESLRLIKGGFTFAILTKDALYGVVDPNAIRPLVVGKMENGAYILASETCAIDVLGAEFIQDIHAGEYVVITDEGIEVKTYTRQTTTAISAMEYIYFARPDSTIAGKNVHAVRKASGKRLAQENPAKADMVIGVPNSSLSAASGYAEEIGLPYEMGLVKNQYVARTFIQPTQELREQGVRVKLSAVKDIVDGKDIVLVDDSIVRGTTIKRIVKMLKDSGANRIHVRIASPEFMFPSFYGIDVSTTAELISASKSPEEIKNHIGADSLAYLSVDGLIESIGLDYDAPYHGLCVESFTGDYPAGLYDYEKNYKKHLSERQKSYIANNKHYFDSEGNLHV
- the purL gene encoding phosphoribosylformylglycinamidine synthase subunit PurL; amino-acid sequence: MSKFIEPSNEEIKLEKLYQDMGLSDKEYDKVVEILGREPNFTEVGIFSVMWSEHCSYKHSKPFLKQFPTTGEHVLMGPGEGAGVVDIGDNQAVVFKVESHNHPSAIEPYQGAATGVGGIIRDIVSIGARPINLLNSLRFGELTVKQNQRLLKGVVSGIGGYGNCIGIPTTAGEIEFDERYDGNPLVNAMCVGIIDHDMVQKGTAKGVGNSVIYVGLKTGRDGIHGATFASEELTEESESKRPSVQIGDPFVGKKLMEATLEAITFDELVGIQDMGAAGLTSSSSEMAAKGGSGLHLRLDQVPTREPGISPYEMMLSETQERMLLVVEKGTEQKFLDLFNKHELDSAVIGEVTDTDRFVLTYDDEVYADIPVQPLADEAPVYILEGEEKEYNTSKNDYSNIDVHDTFIKLLQHPTIASKHHLYEQYDQQVGANTIIKPGLQASVVRVEGTQKAIASTIDGEARYVFNQPYEGGKMVVAEAYRNLIAVGATPLAMTDCLNYGSPEKKEIYQQLIDSTKGMSEACKVLQTPVVSGNVSLYNETRGTSIFPTPVVGMVGLIEDVSYLKEFKPKAGDKIYLVGETRDDFGGSQLEKLLYGSVNHEFESIDLSDEVSKGKLIKQAIRNGIASHVQTVGKGGLLVTLAKISAHYDLGMQAQLDVTNAQLFSETQGRYIVVVKEGQTLDIDQAQEIGHLTHQQLFDISNSDVKIKENVSDIKQKWEGAIVQCLTTQD